The Aggregatilinea lenta genome includes a region encoding these proteins:
- a CDS encoding ABC transporter substrate-binding protein: MKRIGIVVAVLLVAVLFLVALAPSFAQDDAQSGGTLRAAFQNEWVSLDPHTTSSYSSYQILNNVLDGLTFFDDDLNLVPWLAESWEQSEDGLTWTLHLRQGVMFSNGREMTADDVKWSWDRLIDPATGSGNAARVGPPETVIEVVDPYTVSVTHPEPFGIFPQSIGFDKASGIMAPESVGEDGTVQIPIGTGPFMITEVEGTTRILLEKNPYYWQEGLPYLDAIEISPIPDDTVREVALRGGEVDWVLAIAPQSFDTLQSEEGIVVDTAPQLSYDYIGLNVTREPFDDARVRQAIALSLDRDQLCAVGFFGLCESLQGPIGTGSPWYFDYMPYDQDIDAAKALLADAGYPDGFDMELMPTTQYGETERAATVLQQQLAQIGINATVNSLEWSEWLEKEGNFEYDAYICNWNGLIDADQYYYLQHHTGLYFNFTGYSNPEFDDLVDEGRSLSEFDERYGIYEQANQILVDDAPYVYMYNKLEIRAYRDYVKGFAVRPDQANNFWTVWLDQ, encoded by the coding sequence ATGAAACGCATCGGAATCGTGGTCGCCGTCTTACTGGTGGCGGTCCTATTCCTCGTCGCGCTTGCGCCCAGCTTCGCGCAGGACGACGCCCAGTCCGGGGGAACGCTGCGAGCCGCGTTCCAAAATGAATGGGTGAGTTTGGACCCGCACACCACCAGCTCTTATTCCAGCTATCAGATTTTGAACAACGTCCTCGATGGCCTGACCTTCTTTGACGATGACCTCAATCTGGTCCCCTGGCTGGCGGAATCGTGGGAGCAGTCGGAAGACGGCCTGACCTGGACGCTGCACCTGCGCCAGGGCGTGATGTTCAGCAATGGGCGGGAGATGACCGCCGACGACGTGAAGTGGAGCTGGGACCGCCTGATCGACCCGGCGACCGGTTCGGGTAATGCCGCGCGTGTTGGCCCGCCCGAAACGGTGATCGAGGTTGTCGATCCGTATACCGTCTCGGTGACTCACCCCGAACCGTTCGGTATCTTCCCGCAGTCGATCGGCTTTGACAAGGCGTCGGGCATCATGGCGCCCGAAAGCGTCGGCGAAGACGGCACCGTGCAGATCCCGATCGGCACTGGCCCGTTCATGATCACCGAGGTGGAAGGCACCACGCGCATCCTGCTCGAAAAGAACCCGTACTACTGGCAGGAAGGGTTGCCCTACCTGGACGCCATCGAGATCAGCCCGATCCCTGACGATACCGTGCGCGAAGTCGCGCTGCGCGGCGGCGAAGTGGACTGGGTGCTGGCGATTGCGCCCCAGAGCTTTGACACGCTGCAGTCCGAAGAGGGCATCGTGGTGGATACCGCGCCGCAGCTCTCCTATGACTACATTGGCCTCAACGTGACGCGCGAGCCGTTCGACGACGCGCGCGTGCGGCAGGCCATCGCACTGTCCCTGGACCGCGACCAGTTGTGCGCAGTCGGCTTCTTCGGCCTGTGCGAGTCGCTTCAAGGCCCGATTGGTACGGGCAGCCCGTGGTACTTCGACTATATGCCTTACGATCAGGACATCGACGCGGCGAAGGCCCTGCTGGCCGATGCCGGATACCCGGATGGCTTCGACATGGAGCTGATGCCGACCACGCAGTATGGCGAAACCGAACGCGCAGCGACCGTGCTCCAGCAGCAATTGGCGCAGATCGGCATCAACGCGACGGTGAACTCGCTCGAATGGTCGGAGTGGCTCGAAAAAGAGGGTAACTTCGAGTACGACGCGTACATCTGCAACTGGAACGGCCTGATCGACGCCGACCAGTACTACTACCTGCAGCACCACACGGGGCTGTACTTCAACTTCACCGGCTACAGCAATCCTGAGTTCGACGATCTGGTCGACGAGGGCCGCTCGCTGAGCGAATTCGACGAGCGCTACGGCATCTACGAGCAGGCCAACCAGATCCTGGTTGACGACGCGCCGTACGTCTACATGTACAACAAGCTCGAGATCCGCGCTTACCGCGACTACGTCAAGGGCTTCGCCGTGCGTCCGGATCAGGCCAACAACTTCTGGACGGTCTGGCTGGACCAGTAG
- a CDS encoding ABC transporter permease, translated as MNFRYIVQRLVFAVFVIVGVTFLAFAIVRGVGGDPARVKLGVTATEENVAAQRERMGLNRPFLVQYGDWLLGVVQGDFGQSLITDQRIGPQLEQRLPATLQLGAAAILIGMLIAFPLGILAALRSGSKVDMAVSLFSQLGMSIPDFWMGILLVLLFSLQFGVLPPSGYTPIDDSFREWLRHLILPALTAGLISGAIQTRFIRSAMLEVLRANYIQTARAKGLRERTVVVRHAVRAALVNIVTILGLQMTALLSSVVVVEITFAFPGIGWLALNAVLDRDYPLLLATVFVIGVIVTLVNLVIDLLYFFLDPRIEFA; from the coding sequence ATGAACTTTCGCTACATCGTGCAGCGGCTGGTGTTTGCGGTGTTTGTCATCGTCGGCGTGACGTTTCTGGCGTTCGCCATCGTGCGCGGCGTGGGCGGCGACCCGGCGCGCGTCAAGCTGGGCGTGACCGCCACCGAGGAGAACGTCGCGGCGCAGCGCGAGCGCATGGGGCTGAACCGCCCATTCCTGGTGCAGTACGGCGACTGGCTGCTGGGCGTCGTGCAGGGCGATTTTGGGCAGAGCCTGATCACCGACCAGCGCATCGGCCCGCAGCTCGAACAGCGCCTACCCGCTACGCTCCAACTTGGCGCGGCGGCGATCCTCATCGGCATGCTCATCGCCTTCCCGCTCGGCATCCTCGCCGCGCTGCGATCCGGCTCCAAAGTCGATATGGCGGTGTCGCTCTTCAGCCAGTTGGGCATGTCCATCCCGGACTTCTGGATGGGCATTTTGCTGGTGCTGCTGTTTTCGCTCCAGTTCGGCGTGCTGCCGCCCAGCGGTTACACGCCGATCGACGACTCCTTCCGCGAGTGGCTGCGGCACCTGATCCTGCCCGCGCTCACCGCCGGGCTGATCAGCGGCGCGATCCAGACGCGCTTCATCCGCAGCGCCATGCTCGAAGTGCTGCGCGCCAACTACATCCAGACGGCGCGCGCCAAGGGCCTGCGCGAGCGCACCGTCGTCGTGCGCCATGCCGTGCGCGCGGCGCTGGTCAACATCGTCACGATCCTGGGGCTGCAAATGACCGCGCTGCTGAGTTCCGTGGTCGTGGTGGAGATCACCTTCGCGTTCCCCGGCATCGGCTGGCTGGCGCTGAACGCCGTGCTTGACCGCGATTACCCGCTGCTGCTGGCGACGGTCTTCGTCATCGGCGTGATCGTGACGCTGGTCAATCTGGTGATCGACCTGCTGTACTTCTTCCTCGATCCGCGCATCGAATTCGCCTGA